A window from Malacoplasma iowae encodes these proteins:
- a CDS encoding thiamine pyrophosphate-binding protein: protein MYTVANYLLDKISKLGVKKIFGVPGDFNLEFLDFILKNDKLDWVGSVNELNAAYCADGYARVNGVGVVVTTYGVGELSAINGIAGSYSEDIPIIHIVGVPPTFLVNSNKVVHHTLGNYKFDEFKKIYENVTCHQVWIDFINPIDQINSAIQSCIIYKKPIYIMLPTDVMKMEIGPINRDIYFPTIYDFESVNNVTNDLYNKIKNSKQAVIIAGNKITSYRLKKYFNRFVNNAKISVVNTMYGKSSFDESNDFFAGIYIGKNTADKQLQEFVDNADLIISVGNKFTDLSSSNFQLGFNKEKMFIIDDKCVCYDGKQIDNILLNSVVKKLSNMEFNYDGINYKAKNILSKSVDPKDKITYDDFYSILNSTISNDDIVVSDMGTCSFAAQYLNLKENTEFIMQPFICVNWF from the coding sequence ATGTATACTGTAGCAAATTATTTATTAGATAAAATTTCAAAACTAGGTGTTAAAAAAATATTTGGTGTTCCAGGTGATTTTAATTTAGAATTTTTAGACTTTATATTAAAAAATGATAAATTGGATTGAGTTGGAAGTGTTAATGAATTAAATGCAGCATATTGTGCTGATGGATATGCCAGAGTAAATGGTGTTGGTGTAGTTGTTACAACTTATGGTGTTGGTGAATTAAGTGCAATTAATGGAATTGCTGGTAGTTATAGTGAAGATATTCCAATTATTCATATTGTTGGTGTTCCTCCAACTTTTTTAGTTAATAGTAATAAAGTTGTGCATCATACTTTGGGAAATTATAAATTTGATGAATTTAAAAAAATTTATGAAAATGTAACTTGCCATCAAGTGTGAATTGATTTTATAAACCCAATAGATCAAATTAATTCAGCAATTCAAAGTTGTATTATATATAAAAAACCAATTTACATTATGTTACCAACAGATGTTATGAAAATGGAAATTGGTCCTATAAATAGAGATATTTATTTCCCAACAATTTATGATTTTGAATCTGTTAATAATGTGACAAATGATTTATATAATAAAATTAAGAATTCAAAACAAGCTGTAATTATTGCTGGGAATAAAATTACAAGTTATAGATTGAAAAAATATTTTAATAGATTTGTTAATAATGCAAAAATATCAGTTGTTAATACAATGTATGGTAAAAGTAGTTTTGATGAAAGTAATGATTTTTTTGCAGGAATATATATAGGTAAAAATACAGCAGATAAACAACTTCAAGAATTTGTAGATAATGCAGATTTAATTATTTCTGTTGGAAATAAATTTACAGATTTATCAAGTTCAAATTTTCAATTGGGATTTAATAAAGAAAAAATGTTTATCATTGATGATAAGTGTGTATGTTATGATGGAAAACAAATTGATAATATTTTATTGAATTCAGTTGTTAAAAAATTATCTAATATGGAATTTAATTATGATGGTATAAACTATAAAGCGAAAAATATTTTAAGTAAAAGTGTTGATCCAAAAGACAAGATTACTTATGATGATTTTTATTCAATATTGAATTCAACAATTAGTAATGATGATATTGTTGTGTCTGATATGGGAACATGTAGTTTTGCTGCTCAATATCTTAATTTAAAAGAGAATACAGAATTTATTATGCAACCATTTATATGCGTCAATTGGTTTTAG
- a CDS encoding YigZ family protein — MKTFNTIKTNTHNTLVVKTSKFTTYSFYVENNDEIKKIINEITINNPKAKHICYAYRLINNEIKIEESSEPSGSSGKKIFDVIQNNNLYNCLIVVIRFMGKSKLGLGLLTRSYFNAANSLINETQLCNLVETNIYELNVNFNEFNNLINKLIKNNEIIFQKNVLDSGCKIVTTLDNSEIKNELKPIYKKYIRK; from the coding sequence ATGAAAACATTTAACACAATAAAAACTAATACTCATAATACACTTGTTGTAAAAACATCAAAATTTACAACATATAGTTTTTATGTTGAAAACAATGATGAAATCAAAAAAATCATAAATGAAATAACTATTAATAACCCTAAAGCAAAACATATATGTTATGCATATAGATTAATTAATAATGAAATAAAGATTGAAGAAAGTAGTGAACCATCAGGATCTAGTGGAAAGAAAATTTTTGATGTTATTCAAAATAACAACTTATATAATTGCTTAATAGTTGTAATAAGATTTATGGGTAAATCAAAGCTTGGGTTAGGGTTATTAACAAGAAGTTATTTTAATGCTGCAAACTCTTTAATAAATGAAACGCAATTATGTAATTTAGTAGAAACAAACATTTATGAGCTTAATGTTAATTTTAATGAATTTAACAATCTGATTAATAAGCTAATAAAAAATAATGAAATTATATTTCAAAAAAATGTATTAGATAGTGGTTGTAAAATTGTAACAACTTTAGATAATTCAGAAATCAAAAATGAGTTAAAACCGATTTATAAAAAATATATTAGAAAATAA
- a CDS encoding iron-containing alcohol dehydrogenase: MNYFHLKPKYYFGDNAIQGLEKELKLKSFKKVMILSGKSSIFKNGIYDQITNILNSVGVEFVVFSGIEPNPRDTTLDKAIELGRYENVDLIIAAGGGSVIDASKVIATLITNTNYDNSWDYVKDNSNITNKPVPIISIITLAGTASENNSGSVITNEALKEKCSVLSVYATPYVAIEDPRYTFTVNKWQTASGIFDCFSHLLEQYFGEQTFDWTKEMIFANMRVLLKNSLKCLHEPSNFLARANVLWTTSMSLNGITSFSSDSDWSVHVIEHAFSGLWDITHGAGLALITPVYMKIRGEKEEWFKNKVIELGKEVFKTTSFDSTITFIEDFIKCIGLPSKWNEFEEIKKFDDEDALHLLTHTIKFGEPKLKEIYKEVINTIKNNK; encoded by the coding sequence ATGAATTATTTTCACTTAAAACCAAAATATTATTTTGGGGATAATGCAATACAAGGATTAGAAAAAGAATTAAAATTAAAAAGTTTTAAAAAAGTTATGATTTTATCTGGAAAAAGCTCTATTTTTAAAAATGGTATTTATGATCAAATAACAAATATTTTGAATTCAGTTGGTGTTGAATTTGTTGTTTTTTCTGGAATTGAACCAAACCCAAGAGATACCACTTTGGACAAAGCAATTGAACTTGGTAGATATGAAAATGTTGACCTTATCATTGCAGCTGGAGGTGGAAGTGTTATTGATGCTTCAAAGGTTATAGCAACATTAATAACAAATACAAATTATGATAACTCATGGGATTATGTAAAAGATAATAGTAATATAACAAATAAACCTGTTCCAATAATATCTATTATTACATTAGCTGGAACAGCTAGTGAAAATAATTCAGGTAGTGTAATTACAAATGAAGCATTAAAAGAAAAATGCTCAGTGCTTAGTGTTTATGCAACTCCGTATGTTGCAATAGAAGATCCAAGATATACTTTTACTGTTAACAAATGACAAACTGCTTCTGGGATATTTGATTGTTTTAGTCATTTGTTAGAGCAATATTTTGGTGAACAAACCTTTGATTGAACTAAAGAGATGATTTTTGCAAACATGAGAGTTTTATTAAAAAACTCTTTAAAGTGTTTACATGAACCAAGTAACTTTTTAGCAAGAGCCAATGTTCTTTGAACAACATCAATGTCATTAAATGGTATAACAAGTTTTTCAAGTGATTCTGACTGAAGTGTACATGTTATTGAACATGCATTTAGTGGATTGTGAGATATTACTCATGGTGCTGGTTTAGCTTTAATTACTCCTGTTTACATGAAAATTAGAGGCGAAAAAGAAGAATGATTCAAAAATAAAGTAATTGAGTTGGGAAAAGAAGTTTTTAAAACAACTAGTTTTGATTCAACAATTACTTTTATTGAAGATTTTATAAAATGTATAGGACTTCCAAGTAAGTGAAATGAATTTGAAGAAATAAAAAAATTTGATGATGAAGATGCACTACATCTATTAACACACACAATTAAATTTGGAGAACCAAAATTAAAAGAAATATATAAAGAAGTTATAAACACAATTAAAAACAATAAGTAG
- a CDS encoding IS30 family transposase, translating to MKTYKHLTKEERCLIYFLWNKEKYSMNKIAKILNKNKSTISRELKRNTSSTGIYYSSNAHKKYIRRKSNCHMFFMLKYKNFTDLFIQKFNPKSHGVEATIFWIKENYPLVKVPSARQVFRWINSKIWKIQRRDCLRRKYVKGKRRKIGIFSKIDGKYCIPYSLRPEKINKRKEFGHWEADLIVSKRQSGYYHLLTLVERKTRLAIIRKIKGKNARSMMAKMYTIIRDEKLPIKSITVDNGLEFQMMGITAKQFNFKVYYCQPYSSFQRWSNENINGIVRRWYKKGTDFSLVSEDKIKTLEWKVNNIPRKMFGYKTAYQMYQENI from the coding sequence ATGAAAACTTATAAACATTTAACAAAAGAAGAAAGATGCTTAATTTATTTTCTTTGAAATAAAGAAAAATATTCTATGAATAAGATTGCAAAAATCTTAAATAAAAACAAATCAACAATATCAAGAGAATTAAAAAGAAACACATCTTCAACAGGAATTTATTATTCATCAAATGCTCACAAAAAATACATTAGAAGAAAATCAAATTGTCATATGTTTTTTATGTTGAAGTACAAAAACTTCACAGATCTTTTTATTCAAAAATTTAATCCTAAATCTCATGGTGTAGAAGCTACAATTTTTTGAATAAAAGAAAACTATCCATTAGTTAAAGTTCCAAGTGCTAGGCAAGTATTTAGATGAATCAATAGCAAGATTTGAAAGATACAAAGAAGAGATTGTTTAAGAAGAAAATATGTTAAAGGAAAAAGAAGAAAAATAGGTATATTTTCTAAAATTGATGGAAAATACTGCATTCCTTATAGTCTAAGACCAGAAAAGATAAACAAAAGAAAAGAATTTGGACATTGAGAAGCTGATCTAATAGTTAGTAAAAGGCAAAGTGGTTATTACCACTTATTAACATTAGTAGAAAGAAAAACAAGGTTGGCAATTATTAGAAAAATAAAAGGTAAAAACGCTAGATCAATGATGGCTAAAATGTATACCATTATTCGAGATGAAAAACTCCCAATAAAAAGCATCACTGTTGATAATGGGTTAGAGTTTCAAATGATGGGAATAACTGCAAAACAATTCAACTTTAAAGTTTATTATTGCCAACCTTATTCTTCATTCCAAAGATGGTCCAACGAGAACATAAATGGGATAGTTAGAAGATGATATAAAAAAGGAACTGACTTCAGTTTAGTAAGTGAAGATAAAATAAAAACTCTTGAATGAAAAGTAAACAACATCCCAAGAAAAATGTTTGGTTATAAAACAGCTTACCAAATGTATCAAGAAAATATTTAA
- a CDS encoding beta/alpha barrel domain-containing protein, which produces MGKKEIKIISPSLQALPNFNFDLGLNELINSEIKALHIDLMDATVTPSFGINPNVLLNKKIENLIIDFHIMSSNPINLIKTIPNVKNCFVHTHLRMVENYFDFINEAKRFNYDVGVTIDLNDNLNELKSFISEIKFVNFMSVVNIGRTGEMFDERVYKKIDEFKNLYGNQFIFCVDGSIREQHLKILKNKSNLMVVGSILYKSENWKEKVFELEKTLNS; this is translated from the coding sequence ATGGGAAAAAAAGAAATAAAAATAATATCACCAAGTTTGCAAGCATTGCCAAATTTTAATTTTGATTTAGGTTTAAATGAATTAATTAATAGTGAAATAAAAGCTTTGCATATTGATCTAATGGATGCAACTGTAACCCCATCTTTTGGGATTAATCCTAATGTATTATTAAATAAAAAAATTGAAAATTTAATAATAGATTTTCATATTATGTCATCAAACCCAATTAATTTGATTAAAACAATTCCTAATGTTAAAAACTGTTTTGTTCATACACATTTAAGAATGGTTGAAAATTACTTTGATTTTATTAATGAAGCAAAAAGATTTAATTATGATGTTGGTGTAACAATTGATTTAAATGATAATTTAAATGAACTTAAAAGTTTTATATCAGAAATTAAATTTGTGAATTTTATGTCTGTTGTTAACATTGGAAGAACGGGTGAAATGTTTGATGAAAGAGTTTATAAAAAAATAGATGAATTTAAAAATCTTTATGGGAATCAGTTTATTTTTTGTGTGGATGGTTCAATTAGAGAACAACATTTAAAAATACTAAAAAACAAATCTAACTTAATGGTTGTTGGTAGTATTTTATACAAAAGCGAAAACTGAAAAGAAAAAGTATTTGAATTAGAAAAGACTTTAAATAGTTAG
- a CDS encoding aminoglycoside phosphotransferase family protein: MSINFSNLSKNINFINFSKISRGNNKELKYIVKDSEMNRYLFKINSIIHLDNKVNEFRFAKRIEHLPFEKSEIVDLCVFNQNRYICSIYKWIDGKILEDQIKNYPSNKQYSFGFKAGRSLKLIHDLPIRDEELKQVEELPVRKIIEYYHQNKRFENDNIIIDFILKNNSKIKDEKICFLHGHYSIKNFIIKNNDEISLIDYNQCYFGDYVQDFSKNEIYNSYYSEQFAQGIIDGYFYNRKIPDTFWLKYAYYAAYNCITLFLWASKQEVISTKIKIKEMIQNVLNQFNNFESIIPNWYKKNVLSKERQKFINSPYTLEKILGTPKKENKNDSKIKYFDEMYDDNDDDLLDEKMMDSFKEFLKNVAKK; the protein is encoded by the coding sequence ATGAGTATTAATTTTTCAAATTTAAGCAAAAATATAAATTTTATTAACTTTTCAAAAATAAGTCGTGGAAACAACAAAGAACTAAAATACATTGTAAAAGATAGCGAAATGAATAGATATTTATTCAAAATAAATTCTATAATCCACCTTGATAACAAGGTTAATGAATTTAGGTTTGCAAAAAGAATTGAGCATTTACCGTTTGAAAAAAGTGAAATTGTAGATTTATGTGTTTTTAATCAAAATAGGTACATATGTTCAATATATAAATGAATAGATGGAAAAATATTAGAAGATCAAATTAAAAATTATCCTTCTAACAAACAATACTCTTTTGGATTTAAAGCTGGTAGATCTTTAAAATTGATTCATGATTTGCCAATTAGAGATGAAGAATTAAAACAAGTTGAAGAACTTCCAGTTAGAAAAATAATAGAATATTATCATCAAAATAAAAGATTTGAAAATGACAATATAATTATTGATTTCATATTAAAGAATAATTCAAAAATTAAAGATGAAAAAATATGTTTCCTTCATGGACACTATTCAATAAAAAATTTCATCATTAAAAATAATGATGAAATCAGCTTAATAGATTACAATCAATGTTATTTTGGTGATTATGTTCAAGATTTTTCAAAAAACGAAATATACAACAGCTACTATAGTGAACAATTTGCACAAGGTATCATAGATGGTTATTTTTATAATAGAAAAATTCCTGATACTTTCTGATTAAAATATGCTTATTATGCTGCATATAATTGCATAACATTATTTTTATGAGCTTCAAAACAAGAGGTTATATCTACAAAAATTAAAATTAAGGAAATGATTCAAAATGTTTTAAATCAATTTAATAATTTTGAATCAATAATTCCAAATTGATATAAAAAGAATGTTTTAAGCAAAGAAAGACAAAAATTCATTAACTCTCCATACACTTTGGAAAAAATATTGGGGACTCCAAAAAAAGAAAATAAAAATGATTCAAAAATAAAATATTTTGATGAAATGTATGATGACAATGATGATGATTTGCTTGATGAAAAAATGATGGATTCATTTAAAGAATTTCTTAAAAATGTTGCAAAAAAATAA
- a CDS encoding Cof-type HAD-IIB family hydrolase, producing MMDKKIKYAYFDLDGTIVNKDWKISEENIKAIYYLKNKGIKIGIATGRSFFMTQYAINELEPDLPTVAMNGGCIVNNDLQVLDSNYIDYKDYLNTIDIFRKNNIHFMVYTLDGIYSTKADIPFFEKMRQDVLNNRYKKTFKLVFEPNYDKLKRLNPIKILIPFDNQEQKEFYISLINNFKNFEIVSSQHDLIDIFSNKTSKGKSINWIFKATEKDLDELIVFGDNENDVSMFNITKNSVVLMNGSELAKQSATYITEKPFDESGVADFIFKYL from the coding sequence ATGATGGACAAAAAAATCAAATATGCTTATTTTGATCTTGATGGAACAATAGTTAATAAAGATTGAAAGATATCAGAAGAAAATATTAAAGCAATATATTATTTAAAAAATAAAGGAATAAAAATTGGAATTGCAACAGGTAGAAGTTTTTTTATGACTCAATATGCAATCAATGAACTTGAACCTGATTTACCAACTGTTGCTATGAATGGTGGTTGTATTGTTAACAATGATTTACAAGTTTTAGACTCAAATTATATTGATTATAAAGATTATTTAAATACTATTGATATTTTTAGAAAAAATAATATTCATTTTATGGTTTATACCTTAGATGGGATTTATTCAACAAAAGCTGATATTCCCTTCTTTGAAAAAATGAGACAAGATGTATTAAATAATAGATACAAAAAAACTTTTAAACTAGTTTTTGAACCAAATTATGACAAATTAAAAAGATTGAATCCGATAAAAATTCTAATACCATTTGATAATCAAGAACAAAAAGAATTTTATATTTCTTTAATAAACAATTTTAAAAACTTTGAGATTGTTAGTTCACAACATGATTTAATTGATATTTTTAGTAATAAGACAAGTAAGGGAAAATCAATTAATTGGATATTTAAGGCCACAGAAAAAGATCTAGATGAACTTATTGTTTTTGGTGATAACGAAAATGATGTTAGTATGTTTAATATAACTAAAAACTCTGTAGTTTTAATGAATGGAAGTGAGTTAGCAAAACAAAGTGCAACTTATATTACAGAAAAACCATTTGATGAATCTGGAGTAGCTGATTTTATATTTAAATATTTATAA
- the rpsD gene encoding 30S ribosomal protein S4, with product MSRYLGSITKKSRRYNFSLLENENEFAGGKKRRYAPGQHGNRRIKLSGYGEQLQEKQKMMYLYGLNDRQFRRTFKIAKHMKGALTLNLFIVLESRLDNLVFRMGFAPTRRAARQLVNHGHVLLNGKRADIPSIICKLGDEISIHEKSCKLQIVEDGAKNPQFKFVDSDLKTKKGKYTRYPERSELPAEINESYVVEWYNRLT from the coding sequence ATGTCAAGATATTTAGGCAGTATTACTAAGAAGTCTAGACGTTATAATTTTTCATTATTAGAAAACGAAAATGAATTTGCTGGTGGTAAGAAAAGAAGATATGCACCAGGTCAACATGGTAATAGAAGAATTAAATTATCAGGTTATGGTGAACAGCTACAAGAAAAACAAAAAATGATGTACTTGTATGGTCTAAATGATAGACAATTCAGAAGAACGTTTAAAATTGCTAAACATATGAAAGGTGCTCTTACTTTAAACCTTTTCATAGTATTAGAAAGTAGATTAGATAATTTAGTGTTTAGAATGGGATTTGCTCCAACAAGAAGAGCAGCTAGACAATTAGTAAACCATGGTCATGTTTTATTAAATGGCAAAAGAGCTGATATCCCTTCAATTATTTGTAAATTAGGTGATGAAATTTCTATTCATGAAAAATCTTGCAAACTTCAAATAGTTGAAGATGGTGCTAAAAACCCTCAATTTAAATTTGTTGATTCTGATTTAAAAACTAAAAAAGGTAAATATACAAGATATCCAGAACGTAGCGAACTTCCAGCAGAAATTAATGAATCTTACGTTGTTGAATGATATAACAGACTTACTTAG
- a CDS encoding PTS ascorbate transporter subunit IIC, with protein MDFANLIINAAETATQATAQISAGDFFLGLFKSFFGTPAILVGIFSLLGSILLRKKFTEVITSFFKTIAGFLILSAGATVIQTPLNNFQALFQDLFKVSGTIPNNDAFAAQFFTIAKDAAQLGSIVMVLAIVLNLILSGFSRFKYVFLSGHVLFYMSIMLSAVMVYSNNKGFLNLDNPGDYVIALFSSAFLMATYMVLSAAACKRFVQQITGQNNISLAHTGSLSYITASWIGEAVYKIKKGQNIKSTEKINFPKWLQFFRNTFISVSLTMLVIFLVIYIPEGIMYNTGIKQLSEISDQGIKTTLTALFSKDAGTNWVIQMFLDAFTFAAGVEILLFGVRMIIGEIVPSFKGISTKFIKNSQASLDCPIVFPYAPNAVLIGFVCSLAAGFIGMAISIGVASVSSLSVIIPGVIPHFFLGATSGVFGNAKGGIWGCSIGAFINGLIITFVPWVFIGAGWTPGSELSWGDTDFLLGVIPGLLALAGGVAGRVLVVLVPVLIYIALIIDGIVKWSIDKKKSRLNTTLNEVVISSDNSSKNQSNENDDDSKKLEQENNDSKK; from the coding sequence ATGGATTTTGCAAATTTAATTATTAATGCAGCAGAAACAGCCACTCAAGCTACTGCTCAAATATCAGCTGGAGATTTCTTTTTAGGTCTTTTTAAAAGCTTTTTTGGAACTCCAGCAATACTTGTTGGTATTTTCTCGCTGTTAGGATCAATTTTATTAAGAAAAAAATTTACTGAAGTTATTACTTCATTCTTTAAAACAATTGCAGGGTTTTTAATATTAAGTGCAGGTGCTACAGTAATTCAAACACCATTGAATAATTTCCAAGCATTATTCCAAGACTTGTTTAAAGTCTCTGGTACCATTCCAAATAATGATGCGTTTGCAGCTCAATTCTTCACAATAGCAAAAGATGCTGCACAACTTGGAAGTATTGTGATGGTTTTAGCAATTGTTTTAAACCTAATTTTATCTGGTTTTTCAAGATTTAAATATGTATTCTTAAGTGGACATGTTTTATTTTATATGTCAATAATGCTTTCAGCAGTTATGGTTTATTCTAATAATAAAGGTTTTTTAAATTTAGATAACCCTGGAGATTATGTAATTGCATTATTTTCATCAGCCTTTTTAATGGCAACATATATGGTGTTATCAGCTGCAGCGTGTAAAAGATTTGTTCAACAAATAACTGGGCAAAATAATATTTCACTTGCTCATACTGGTTCTTTATCATATATTACAGCTAGTTGAATTGGGGAAGCAGTTTATAAAATAAAAAAAGGTCAAAATATAAAAAGTACTGAAAAAATAAACTTTCCAAAATGATTACAATTTTTTAGAAACACATTCATATCTGTTTCATTAACTATGTTAGTTATTTTCTTAGTTATTTATATTCCAGAAGGTATTATGTACAATACTGGAATTAAACAATTAAGCGAAATATCAGATCAAGGAATTAAAACAACTTTAACTGCGTTATTTAGTAAAGATGCTGGAACTAATTGAGTTATTCAAATGTTTTTAGATGCATTTACATTTGCAGCTGGTGTTGAAATCTTACTATTTGGTGTGAGAATGATTATTGGTGAAATTGTTCCATCATTTAAAGGTATCTCAACTAAATTCATTAAAAATTCACAAGCATCATTAGACTGTCCAATTGTGTTCCCTTATGCACCAAATGCTGTTTTAATAGGTTTTGTTTGTTCATTAGCAGCAGGGTTTATAGGAATGGCTATAAGTATTGGTGTAGCTTCTGTTTCAAGTTTATCTGTAATAATTCCTGGTGTGATTCCACACTTCTTCTTGGGTGCTACAAGTGGTGTTTTTGGAAATGCTAAAGGTGGTATTTGAGGATGTAGTATTGGAGCATTTATAAATGGTTTAATTATTACTTTTGTGCCATGAGTATTTATTGGTGCTGGTTGAACACCTGGTAGTGAGTTATCATGAGGTGATACTGACTTCTTACTAGGGGTAATTCCTGGATTATTAGCTTTAGCTGGTGGAGTTGCTGGTAGAGTTCTTGTTGTGCTTGTTCCAGTTTTAATTTATATTGCTTTAATTATTGATGGTATTGTTAAATGAAGCATTGATAAAAAGAAATCAAGATTAAACACAACTTTAAATGAAGTTGTTATTTCTAGTGATAATTCAAGTAAAAACCAATCAAACGAAAATGATGATGATTCAAAAAAATTAGAACAAGAAAATAATGATTCTAAAAAATAA
- a CDS encoding aldo/keto reductase family protein produces the protein MDKSILNSKIGFGTYQMRDETELFNAIMCAIKNKYDFIDTATYYKNEKLIGKVIKYAKKHNFNIPYIQTKIWVDKFDKNIINEVKKSIKNLNVDYLDSILLHRPHTNMELNVKAWIGLIKAKELGLVHHIGVSNFDRDMIEILYNETGVYPEINQIEHSATYCRLDRLNYNKSINASIQGWRPLGLLSENLENKTLKAIARRHKCSVTDVLISFCKNFNVIPIVKSSSCERITKNKKSLKIKLTKNEVELILLKVNTHEPTTSAKNDTFANLSLSNSWYKTKKTKYKMI, from the coding sequence ATGGATAAAAGTATATTAAATTCAAAAATAGGTTTTGGAACATATCAAATGAGAGATGAAACAGAACTTTTTAATGCAATTATGTGCGCTATAAAAAATAAATATGATTTTATAGACACTGCAACATATTATAAAAATGAAAAATTAATTGGAAAAGTTATAAAGTATGCAAAGAAACACAATTTTAACATTCCATATATTCAAACAAAAATATGAGTTGATAAATTTGACAAAAATATAATTAATGAAGTTAAAAAATCAATTAAAAATTTAAATGTAGATTATTTGGATTCAATACTATTACATAGACCCCATACAAATATGGAATTAAATGTAAAAGCTTGAATTGGATTGATAAAAGCTAAAGAACTAGGATTGGTACATCACATAGGTGTATCAAATTTTGATAGAGATATGATTGAAATTTTATACAATGAAACAGGAGTATACCCTGAAATAAATCAAATAGAACATTCAGCAACATATTGTAGATTAGATAGGTTAAATTACAATAAGAGTATCAATGCTTCAATTCAAGGATGAAGACCTCTTGGATTATTATCAGAAAATTTGGAAAACAAAACATTAAAAGCTATTGCACGTAGACATAAATGTTCAGTAACTGATGTCTTAATTTCTTTCTGTAAGAATTTTAATGTTATTCCTATTGTTAAAAGTTCTAGTTGCGAAAGAATAACAAAAAATAAGAAAAGTTTAAAAATAAAACTTACTAAAAATGAAGTTGAACTTATTTTATTAAAAGTTAATACACATGAACCCACAACTTCAGCTAAAAATGATACCTTTGCAAATTTATCATTAAGCAATTCTTGATATAAAACAAAAAAGACAAAATATAAAATGATTTAA
- a CDS encoding thiamine pyrophosphate-dependent enzyme, with translation MGVKMAKWNSRVINIIGDGAFNMTLNEIATIVRNKIPMITFLINNKGYTIERVIHGPNEIYNDIGVIDYSKLLEGFDNKNRHILYFDILTNEDLLNCLIKISDIDDKYIFVNVNIDPLDIPKSLKSVF, from the coding sequence ATTGGTGTAAAAATGGCTAAATGAAACAGTAGAGTTATCAATATTATTGGAGATGGTGCTTTCAATATGACTTTAAATGAAATTGCAACTATAGTTAGAAATAAAATACCAATGATAACATTCTTAATTAATAACAAAGGATACACGATTGAAAGAGTTATTCATGGTCCTAATGAAATTTATAATGATATAGGTGTTATAGATTATTCAAAATTACTTGAAGGTTTTGATAATAAAAATAGACATATACTTTATTTTGATATTCTAACCAATGAAGACTTATTGAACTGTTTGATAAAAATTAGTGATATTGATGACAAATACATTTTTGTTAATGTAAATATTGATCCATTAGATATCCCTAAAAGTTTAAAAAGTGTGTTTTAA